GACGCCGAGGGCGTGCCGACGCTCGACAACCCGGGGAACACCAAGGCGCTCGCGTTCCTCAAGCAGCTGCTGGACGCCCAGGGCGGCTACGCGAAGGTGAAGAGCTTCACCGACTCCTTCGACACCTTCGGCGCGAAGAACCAGTACGTGAAGGACCAGGTCGGCGCGCAGGTCAACGCCCAGTGGTACGTCAACGTGCTCACGCCCTACGTCAAGGACGTCGACATCGCGGCGGTGCCGTTCAAGGGTGTCGACGGCCAGCCCTTCACCGTGGCCGGCGGCTCGTCGTTCGTGATCCCGAAGGCCGCCAAGAACCCGGACGCCGCCTGCGCCTGGGCGATCAACCTGACGGCCCAGGACGCGTGGATGGCCGCCGGGGCAGCCCGGGCCAAGACCATCGCCAAGACGCCGGGGGCCATCAACACCGGCCTGTTCACCGGGTCGCCGGCCGCCGACGAGGCCATCCGGACCAAGTACGTCAAGACCAGCGACAACCCGGGCTTCAACCAGACGATCTCGACCTACTACGACGTCGTGGCCACCGGGAAGTCGAACGGCGCCTCGCCGGCGGGCCAGCAGATCAGCACGGAGCTGCAGAACGCCATCACCTCCTCGCTGCTGGGCACCAAGAGCCCCGAGGAGGCGCTCAAGGACGCCCAGACGGCGGCCATGCGCGCCTACAACCAGGTCGCGGGCTGACGTACGGCTCCCAGCACGGCACCAGCACGGCGGACGGCCCCGGACCTCGGTCCGGGGCCGTGCGTGCGTCTCGGGCAGCCGGCGCGGGGTTCCCCTGGACGCTGCGCCGGCTCAGCGGAGGGCTGGTGACCGACCGCTGCTGGCCTCCAGCGGCTGGGCCAGCCTCTGCCGGAGCTGCGCCTGCTGGTGCTGGACGCTCTCCACCTCGAACGGATCGGACTCGAACGGCTGCAGGTCACCACGGCAGACCGGGTAGCTGGCCGCCACCTCGCCGGTCAGCAGGTAGGTGTCGACGGCCTGCGTGGCGCACGCGGAGCTCCCGTAGGCGGTGTGGCCCCAGGAGTCGCTGGAGAGCAGGCGGCTGTTGGGCAGCAGCCGAGCACTCGTCACGGCCCCTTGGTAGTTGGTGATGGGGTCCCAGTAGTTGCCGACGACGAGGACGGGCGCCGCGGTGCGGGTGGTGAAGGGGCCGCGGTAGGCGTCCTCGTCGTTCCCGCGGAAGGCGTCCGCAGCACAGGAGGACCAGTTCCAGGTCACCAGGCGCCCGAAGTAGGGGGCGCGCCCGTCCGCCCGCGCCGCGCGGGCGGGGTAGTCGGCCGCCCGGGTGCCCTCGACCGAGTCGGTGCAGCTGACCGCGGCGAAGGCGTCGAAGTCGTTGTCGTACGGGAACCCGGCACGGGGGTGCTCCCGCAGCGTCTCGGTCTGCCGCCGCACCTCCACCAGCGACTGCACCGCCGTGCTGCGGGCCGCCGCGGTGCGCTGCTGGGCCGGCGGCTCGGTCAGCAGTTGCAGGGCTGCGAGGGTCTCGATGATGTAGGCGTAGCCGGCCTGGTCGTAGAGATAGCTGAACAGGTCACCGACCAGGTCGGAGTAGCGATAGGTGAACGTCTCGCCCGTGAACGGGTCGGTCTCGGTCAACGGCGCGGTCTTGAGCCGTTCGGCGATCACGTCGAGGTTCGCCACCGGGTCCCCCAACGCGAAGCTGCACCGAGCCCCTCCGGCCCGGTCGCACGCGACCAGGATCTTCCGGAGGGCTTGCCAGGCCCCGTCCGCGGCGAGCAGACGGTCGCCCAGCGGCGCACCGGCGTTCGCGCGGGTGCCGGCCCAGCGTTGCGGGTCGAGCACCCCGTCCACGGCCAGCGCCCGGAAGCGGTCGGGGAACATGTTGGCGTAGACCTGCCCGAGATAGCTGCCGTAGGACCAGCCGAAGTAGGAGAGCCTGCTGTCGCCGACGCTGCGGCGCATCAGCTCCATGTCTCGCGCCACCTCGGCCGTGGACATGGACAGGGCCAGCCCCCCGCGGTTGGTGCAGGCCTTGCCGTTGGCCCTGTTGGCTGCGGTCCAGGCCGCCTCCTCGGCTGGCGTGGTGGGGAAGTAGGCGTCGTAGGCGTCCAGCACGGGCATCTGCTGCCGTGCGCCGTCGAAGCACTCGACGTTCTGGCTGACCCCGACACCGCGCGGCTCCATGCCCACGATGTCGAACCTGTCGAGGATGTCCGCGGAGTAGACGTAGGGGGCGTTGAGCGCCAGTCCGGCGGCCGATCCGCCCGGGCCTCCCGGGTTGACGAACAGGCTCCCGATGCGCCGCTGCGGGTCGCGGGCTCTGACCCGGACGAGGCTCAGCTCGACCTTGGCTCCGGTGGGCCGGTCGTAGTCGAGCGGGACCTTCACGGCCGCG
The window above is part of the Friedmanniella luteola genome. Proteins encoded here:
- a CDS encoding alpha/beta hydrolase; this encodes MTTAALAGAVLQLGGAGPATARVGAFSAVAEARKMDAVPAPALDWWSCYGGADCAAVKVPLDYDRPTGAKVELSLVRVRARDPQRRIGSLFVNPGGPGGSAAGLALNAPYVYSADILDRFDIVGMEPRGVGVSQNVECFDGARQQMPVLDAYDAYFPTTPAEEAAWTAANRANGKACTNRGGLALSMSTAEVARDMELMRRSVGDSRLSYFGWSYGSYLGQVYANMFPDRFRALAVDGVLDPQRWAGTRANAGAPLGDRLLAADGAWQALRKILVACDRAGGARCSFALGDPVANLDVIAERLKTAPLTETDPFTGETFTYRYSDLVGDLFSYLYDQAGYAYIIETLAALQLLTEPPAQQRTAAARSTAVQSLVEVRRQTETLREHPRAGFPYDNDFDAFAAVSCTDSVEGTRAADYPARAARADGRAPYFGRLVTWNWSSCAADAFRGNDEDAYRGPFTTRTAAPVLVVGNYWDPITNYQGAVTSARLLPNSRLLSSDSWGHTAYGSSACATQAVDTYLLTGEVAASYPVCRGDLQPFESDPFEVESVQHQQAQLRQRLAQPLEASSGRSPALR
- a CDS encoding ABC transporter substrate-binding protein, whose product is MKNSHKTLLALGLATSLGLMSACGGGGEAGSEESADTGPAFTTNATGNLSAWGFENADEVGTSRLDYAKEKLTGVTIKIDATAFDAQKFTTRAASGEVPDVVQMDRGLVATYAAQDLILPLDSCFSAHTVDVKSQYYPSVVDDVSYDGHVWAVPQFYQPPAIILNKRVMDAAGVTEADIDTSKPDVLLPAVEKMYKANGNNPTTMGFDPVATGQSALWILGLGGQLIDAEGVPTLDNPGNTKALAFLKQLLDAQGGYAKVKSFTDSFDTFGAKNQYVKDQVGAQVNAQWYVNVLTPYVKDVDIAAVPFKGVDGQPFTVAGGSSFVIPKAAKNPDAACAWAINLTAQDAWMAAGAARAKTIAKTPGAINTGLFTGSPAADEAIRTKYVKTSDNPGFNQTISTYYDVVATGKSNGASPAGQQISTELQNAITSSLLGTKSPEEALKDAQTAAMRAYNQVAG